One Sphingobacteruim zhuxiongii DNA window includes the following coding sequences:
- a CDS encoding M1 family metallopeptidase: MIIKKYFRLALGLISTLTAQQVAAQSLNNPGSNHGNKFEQLGTLLTDPNIFRTASGAPGAMYWQQKADYVIHCEIDDVNQVLKGKETITYTNNSPDPLDYLWIQLDENEHADNAESRSFDQSSLNERMSLEQLKGMVQEKKGLGVYIHKVTDGNNKALKYTINYTMMRIDLPVSLKPGAKMVLNIDWDYKISNRMVEGGRGGYEYFEKDDNYLYTIAQWFPRMAVYSDFQGWQNKQFTGRGEFALVFGDYKVHITVPSDHIVGATGVCQNYAQVLNSTQLARWKQAQQTNEPIEIVTLGDVKNAISEKSATKKTWIYEAKNVRDFAFVSSRRLVWDALKVNEGIEGNQPMAMSYYGPEAYPLYRKYSTKAVAHTLKTYSKYSIPYPYPVAISVEAANGMEYPMICFNYGRADEDGTYTEAVKYGMIGVIIHEVGHNFFPMIVNSDERQWTWMDEGLNTFLQFLTEQEWDKNFPSRRGPAHKIVDYMKLPKDQLEPIMTNSENISQFGPNAYAKPATALNILRETVMGRELFDFAFKQYAQRWAFKHPTPADFFRTMEDASAVDLDWFWRGWFFGTDPVEISLENVTQYRMSGGNPAQDQKSKKEAFEKDLNTISRQRNMEDNMAFLVEKDTSLLDFYNKWDRFAVRPVNQTNYQQFYNGLNQKEKDIFDGKVSFYELSFKNNGGLVMPLIIEWNYTDGTKELERISAYIWRHNELEATKVFAKSKEVASVRLDPYRETADIDESNNSWPRQARPSQFEIFKQNGRNVRGQSNESNPMKEARSN, from the coding sequence ATGATAATAAAAAAGTATTTCAGACTAGCCTTGGGGCTTATCAGTACATTAACAGCGCAGCAAGTTGCCGCACAATCCCTGAATAATCCGGGATCAAACCATGGAAATAAGTTTGAGCAATTAGGTACGTTGTTGACGGATCCTAATATTTTTCGAACAGCATCCGGTGCCCCTGGAGCAATGTATTGGCAGCAGAAAGCAGACTACGTTATCCACTGTGAAATTGATGATGTCAATCAGGTGTTAAAAGGTAAAGAGACAATCACTTACACTAATAATTCTCCAGATCCATTAGATTATTTGTGGATTCAGTTGGACGAAAATGAACACGCTGATAATGCGGAGAGTAGAAGCTTTGACCAAAGTTCGTTAAATGAGCGCATGTCTCTAGAGCAATTAAAAGGAATGGTTCAAGAGAAGAAGGGGCTCGGCGTCTATATTCATAAGGTCACAGATGGAAATAATAAGGCATTGAAGTACACAATCAATTATACGATGATGCGAATCGATTTACCAGTTTCTTTAAAGCCGGGTGCGAAAATGGTTCTAAATATTGATTGGGATTATAAAATCTCAAATCGTATGGTAGAAGGAGGACGCGGCGGATATGAGTATTTCGAAAAAGATGATAACTATCTATATACTATTGCACAGTGGTTCCCTAGAATGGCTGTATATTCCGATTTTCAGGGATGGCAGAACAAGCAATTTACAGGTAGAGGCGAATTTGCACTAGTATTTGGAGATTACAAAGTTCATATCACTGTACCTTCCGACCATATCGTTGGAGCGACAGGCGTTTGTCAGAATTATGCTCAAGTTTTGAACTCTACACAGTTAGCTCGATGGAAGCAAGCACAACAGACAAATGAACCTATTGAGATAGTTACCTTGGGCGATGTTAAGAATGCTATTTCTGAGAAATCAGCGACCAAGAAAACATGGATATATGAAGCGAAAAATGTTAGGGACTTCGCTTTTGTGAGTTCTAGAAGATTGGTGTGGGACGCATTGAAAGTTAATGAAGGAATAGAAGGGAATCAACCAATGGCGATGTCATACTATGGCCCAGAAGCCTATCCTTTATATAGAAAATATTCTACTAAGGCAGTCGCTCACACCTTAAAGACATATTCTAAATATTCGATTCCATACCCATATCCAGTTGCCATTTCTGTTGAAGCTGCCAATGGTATGGAATACCCAATGATTTGTTTTAACTACGGAAGAGCAGATGAAGACGGGACTTATACCGAAGCTGTTAAATATGGAATGATTGGCGTAATCATTCATGAAGTTGGTCACAATTTTTTTCCAATGATTGTTAACTCTGATGAACGTCAATGGACTTGGATGGATGAGGGACTCAATACATTTTTACAGTTTTTGACTGAGCAGGAGTGGGATAAGAATTTCCCTTCTCGTCGCGGACCTGCACATAAGATTGTAGATTATATGAAACTTCCAAAGGATCAGTTGGAACCGATTATGACGAACTCTGAGAATATTTCACAGTTTGGTCCAAATGCTTATGCAAAACCTGCTACGGCTTTAAACATATTACGAGAGACCGTGATGGGCAGAGAGCTTTTCGATTTTGCCTTTAAACAATACGCACAACGATGGGCATTTAAGCATCCAACTCCTGCAGATTTCTTTCGGACAATGGAAGATGCGTCTGCTGTAGACTTAGACTGGTTTTGGAGAGGATGGTTTTTCGGAACAGATCCTGTAGAGATTTCACTAGAGAATGTAACTCAATACAGAATGAGTGGTGGTAACCCTGCGCAGGATCAGAAATCGAAAAAAGAGGCATTTGAAAAAGACTTAAATACAATTAGCAGACAGCGTAACATGGAAGACAACATGGCCTTCTTAGTTGAAAAAGATACCTCTCTGCTAGATTTCTACAATAAATGGGATCGTTTTGCTGTGCGTCCAGTGAATCAAACAAATTATCAACAATTCTATAATGGATTGAATCAGAAGGAAAAGGATATATTCGATGGCAAGGTTTCGTTTTACGAGTTAAGCTTTAAGAATAATGGCGGACTAGTGATGCCATTGATCATCGAGTGGAACTATACGGATGGCACGAAAGAACTCGAGCGTATATCAGCTTATATATGGCGTCATAATGAACTCGAAGCTACCAAAGTATTTGCTAAAAGTAAAGAGGTGGCTAGCGTTCGTTTAGACCCTTATCGAGAGACTGCAGATATTGATGAATCCAACAATTCATGGCCTCGCCAAGCTAGACCATCTCAATTTGAAATCTTCAAGCAGAATGGACGAAATGTAAGAGGACAGTCAAATGAATCGAATCCAATGAAGGAAGCAAGATCTAATTAA
- a CDS encoding GNAT family N-acetyltransferase → MKRTILIDDHVSLKFLVESDARTMFNYIVSQRTYLGEWLPFVQFTHQVKDSKGFVDMAIELRKNKKDYVYKICYDNRMIGLIGTKDTDYLNKNTEIGYWISRDFQGKGIMTKTVEKLSQIIFDTLGMERIQICCAVGNERSIAIPKRLGFTQEGIKRNGEWAGNLVFRDLIVFSKLKSDRKL, encoded by the coding sequence ATGAAACGAACTATTCTCATCGATGATCATGTATCACTTAAATTTTTAGTCGAAAGTGATGCTAGAACCATGTTTAATTACATCGTCTCGCAGCGAACATATTTAGGAGAATGGTTGCCTTTCGTTCAATTCACACATCAGGTAAAAGACAGTAAGGGCTTTGTCGATATGGCCATAGAGCTTCGCAAAAATAAAAAAGACTACGTCTACAAAATCTGCTATGATAACCGGATGATAGGTCTAATTGGCACAAAAGATACCGATTATTTAAATAAGAACACGGAGATTGGCTATTGGATTTCGAGAGACTTCCAAGGAAAAGGAATCATGACAAAAACGGTCGAGAAGTTATCGCAAATCATATTCGATACCTTAGGTATGGAAAGAATTCAGATCTGCTGTGCAGTTGGCAATGAGCGGAGTATTGCTATTCCTAAACGCTTAGGATTTACACAGGAAGGTATTAAGCGAAATGGTGAATGGGCAGGAAATCTAGTTTTTAGAGACTTAATCGTATTTAGCAAACTTAAATCAGATCGTAAACTTTAA
- a CDS encoding TetR/AcrR family transcriptional regulator, producing MNNMEERPEKKARKVTAGPIREKARTMDKLIAAVGKVIKKHGYPGLTIANIASESGLDRKLVYTYFGTLDNLIEVYITRQDYWKSKANQQIESLLQAETLSKLAMVNLLQGQFDEVLNDKTLQRIIHWELGVKSKPLRKLADAREEIGEQLLKKFEATYPNKDVDIRALLAIQTAGLYYLALHAKSNGSTFCGIDLNTEEGKNRIRKSVETTLEHLIKSAKDGKVE from the coding sequence ATGAATAACATGGAGGAACGTCCTGAAAAGAAAGCGAGAAAAGTGACCGCTGGACCGATCCGGGAAAAAGCCCGCACAATGGACAAGCTTATCGCAGCAGTTGGAAAAGTAATTAAAAAACATGGGTATCCGGGTTTAACAATTGCCAATATTGCTAGTGAAAGCGGTTTAGATCGAAAACTAGTTTATACGTATTTCGGTACCTTAGATAATTTGATCGAAGTTTATATCACACGTCAAGATTACTGGAAATCAAAAGCAAATCAACAAATAGAATCGCTATTACAAGCGGAAACGCTGAGTAAGCTGGCCATGGTTAATTTGCTTCAAGGTCAATTTGACGAAGTTTTGAATGATAAAACATTACAACGTATCATACATTGGGAGTTGGGTGTGAAGAGTAAACCGCTTCGTAAGCTTGCAGATGCGCGCGAAGAAATTGGAGAACAATTACTAAAGAAATTTGAAGCTACCTATCCAAATAAGGATGTCGATATTCGTGCACTGTTAGCGATTCAGACCGCCGGTCTTTACTATCTTGCGCTACACGCTAAATCCAACGGCAGCACGTTCTGCGGAATTGACCTAAATACAGAAGAAGGGAAAAACCGAATTCGAAAAAGTGTAGAAACGACATTAGAGCATCTAATTAAGAGCGCTAAAGATGGAAAAGTCGAATAA
- a CDS encoding HesA/MoeB/ThiF family protein, producing MNQQEKIFERYSRQIFIDEIGPAGQRKIMEAKVLVIGAGGLGSPVISYLAAAGVGVLGLADFDQVELHNLNRQFIHCEASVGELKVNSAANFVRNLNSQVQFIRLSEKICNDNIDEILSNYDIVIDGSDNFDTRYLVNDAAVRLKKTLIYGTIQSFEGQVVLFNYKGSKNLRNLFPEAPLADEVPNCDRNGVLGPLPGIIGSMMAMLALKVICNLPVPTNQLTLIDTFHWKFTQIAF from the coding sequence ATGAATCAACAAGAAAAGATATTCGAGCGATATAGTCGTCAAATATTTATTGATGAAATAGGGCCTGCGGGTCAACGAAAGATTATGGAAGCAAAGGTATTAGTTATCGGTGCTGGGGGTCTGGGGTCTCCTGTTATTAGCTATCTCGCAGCAGCTGGTGTTGGCGTACTGGGCTTGGCTGACTTCGATCAGGTTGAGCTACATAACTTAAACCGTCAATTTATTCATTGCGAAGCCTCTGTTGGGGAACTAAAAGTGAATTCTGCCGCTAATTTTGTACGCAATTTAAACAGCCAAGTACAGTTTATTCGACTCTCTGAGAAAATTTGTAATGACAATATCGATGAAATTCTAAGTAACTACGATATCGTTATTGATGGATCTGATAATTTTGACACTCGTTATCTTGTAAATGATGCTGCAGTAAGGTTGAAAAAAACGCTGATTTATGGCACTATACAGTCCTTCGAAGGACAAGTAGTTTTATTCAATTATAAAGGATCGAAAAATCTTCGAAATCTATTCCCAGAGGCACCACTTGCTGACGAAGTTCCTAATTGCGATAGAAATGGTGTTCTTGGACCATTGCCAGGAATCATCGGGAGTATGATGGCAATGCTCGCACTAAAGGTTATTTGTAATCTCCCTGTTCCAACGAATCAACTGACTTTGATTGATACTTTCCATTGGAAATTTACTCAAATTGCATTCTAA
- the thiH gene encoding 2-iminoacetate synthase ThiH has translation MMSEKRFQDIFNTYNWETVQQRIYSCTALEVEQTLRKSRKTLDDFLILLSPIAASYLEEMAQQAQSLTQQRFGKTIQLFAPLYLSNECQNICTYCGFSMDNKIKRKTLNNTELLLEAMALKAMGVEHVLLVSGEANKVVDSVYFENALTLLKPHFSQISIEVQPLETEAYRSLRAAGCHAVLVYQETYHQEVYKQYHPKGKKSNFEYRLDTPDRIGYSGIHKIGLGVLLGLEDWRIDSFFNAAHIDYLQRKYWQTKYSVSFPRLRPAQGTVEPNFIMEDRDLLQLICAYRIWNPDLEISISTRERELFRNHIVQIAATSMSAASKTNPGGYVVDPESLEQFEISDERSMESIKNMIKKVGYDPIMKDWDKLYSGI, from the coding sequence ATGATGTCAGAAAAACGATTTCAAGATATTTTCAATACATATAACTGGGAGACTGTTCAGCAGCGCATTTATAGTTGTACAGCATTGGAAGTGGAGCAAACATTGAGAAAATCTAGAAAAACATTAGATGACTTTCTGATTCTACTCTCTCCAATTGCAGCTAGCTATTTGGAAGAAATGGCACAACAAGCTCAGTCATTAACACAGCAAAGGTTTGGCAAAACTATTCAGCTTTTTGCGCCTCTATATTTAAGCAATGAATGTCAGAATATCTGCACGTATTGCGGGTTCAGTATGGACAACAAGATCAAAAGAAAAACCCTCAATAATACGGAGCTGTTATTGGAGGCAATGGCCTTAAAAGCGATGGGTGTCGAACATGTTTTATTGGTAAGTGGCGAAGCTAACAAAGTAGTGGACAGCGTCTATTTTGAAAATGCCTTAACGTTACTAAAACCGCACTTCTCTCAAATATCGATTGAGGTACAACCCCTAGAAACCGAAGCTTATCGAAGCCTTCGAGCAGCAGGTTGCCATGCGGTTTTAGTATACCAGGAAACCTACCATCAAGAAGTCTACAAGCAATACCATCCAAAGGGGAAGAAATCAAATTTTGAATATCGATTAGATACACCTGATCGAATTGGTTATTCAGGAATTCATAAAATTGGTCTAGGGGTCCTATTAGGTTTAGAGGACTGGCGCATTGACAGCTTTTTCAACGCTGCCCATATAGATTACTTACAGCGTAAATATTGGCAAACAAAGTATTCGGTTTCATTTCCAAGATTGCGTCCGGCTCAGGGAACAGTTGAACCGAATTTCATTATGGAAGATCGCGACTTATTACAGTTGATCTGCGCCTACCGAATATGGAACCCAGATTTAGAGATTTCTATTTCTACACGTGAACGTGAGTTATTTCGAAATCATATCGTACAAATCGCTGCCACAAGTATGAGTGCTGCCTCAAAAACAAACCCGGGAGGCTATGTAGTTGACCCTGAATCCCTCGAACAATTTGAAATCTCCGACGAACGGAGCATGGAGTCCATCAAGAATATGATAAAAAAGGTAGGCTATGATCCAATAATGAAAGATTGGGATAAACTTTACAGTGGAATTTGA
- a CDS encoding thiazole synthase, producing the protein MDNLNIANKEFTSRLFLGTGKFGSYRQMQEAIRTSESELVTLALKRLDLKNQEENLWSSLQLPGVNLLPNTSGARNAKEAVLAAQLAREAMETDWLKLEIHPDPRYLLPDPIETLKATEELAKLGFIILPYIHADPVLCKHLESAGTAAVMPLGSPIGSNKGLKTLDFLEIIIEQTSVPVIVDAGIGAPSDAAKAMELGADAVLVNTAIAAAKDPIDMADAFRLAVIAGRKAFLSGLDSERRAAEASSPLTAFLMED; encoded by the coding sequence ATGGATAATTTAAATATCGCCAACAAAGAATTCACTTCACGCTTGTTTCTTGGTACTGGTAAATTCGGTAGTTACAGGCAAATGCAAGAAGCAATTCGCACTTCTGAGTCGGAACTAGTAACCTTAGCATTAAAACGATTGGATCTCAAAAATCAAGAAGAGAATCTATGGTCATCTCTACAGCTTCCAGGGGTGAATCTACTTCCGAATACATCGGGTGCTCGAAACGCTAAAGAAGCAGTACTTGCGGCTCAACTAGCAAGGGAAGCGATGGAAACGGATTGGTTAAAGTTGGAAATTCATCCAGATCCTCGATATCTCCTTCCCGACCCTATTGAGACATTAAAAGCAACTGAAGAACTCGCCAAGCTTGGCTTTATCATCCTACCCTATATACATGCAGACCCTGTTTTATGCAAGCATTTAGAAAGCGCGGGAACGGCTGCTGTTATGCCATTAGGATCGCCGATTGGAAGTAATAAAGGATTAAAAACCCTCGACTTTCTAGAGATTATTATTGAACAGACTAGTGTGCCAGTCATAGTGGATGCTGGTATCGGCGCGCCTTCAGATGCGGCAAAGGCTATGGAATTGGGAGCCGACGCTGTATTAGTCAATACAGCGATTGCAGCAGCTAAAGACCCAATTGATATGGCGGATGCGTTTCGCTTAGCGGTTATCGCTGGTAGAAAAGCGTTTTTATCAGGATTAGATTCTGAACGTCGCGCTGCTGAGGCTTCAAGCCCGCTTACTGCATTTTTAATGGAGGATTAA
- a CDS encoding thiamine phosphate synthase, whose translation MPKGILELPRLMFISAGDTADAQLHGIRLVLDQGVQFIQIRWKNASIDELEDLVNQAFQICKSYNALCIVNDFPSIANSFHCSGVHLGLNDESVIESRKLLGFEKIIGGTANTLADLNQRIQEKCDYIGLGPYRFTSTKEKLSPILGLRGYREIIAQLESNRIPPIYAIGGIQLNDVEQLRASGIYGVSMSSYLLKNHKQIPQLNQYLYG comes from the coding sequence ATGCCAAAAGGAATATTAGAGTTACCTCGATTAATGTTTATCTCTGCTGGCGACACCGCAGATGCGCAATTGCACGGAATTCGCTTAGTCTTAGATCAGGGTGTTCAGTTTATACAAATTAGATGGAAGAATGCTAGCATTGATGAACTAGAGGACCTTGTCAATCAAGCATTCCAAATTTGTAAATCTTATAATGCACTATGCATCGTTAATGACTTTCCGAGTATTGCAAACAGCTTCCACTGTTCGGGGGTACACTTGGGTCTAAACGATGAATCGGTAATTGAAAGTCGCAAACTTCTAGGATTCGAAAAAATCATTGGTGGAACTGCGAATACACTTGCCGATCTAAACCAACGAATTCAAGAAAAATGCGATTATATCGGACTTGGCCCCTATCGATTTACTTCAACCAAAGAGAAGTTAAGCCCCATTTTGGGTCTTCGAGGCTATAGAGAAATTATCGCACAGCTTGAATCGAACCGCATCCCGCCAATATATGCCATTGGTGGAATACAACTAAACGATGTAGAACAACTGCGCGCATCGGGGATTTATGGGGTCTCTATGTCGAGTTATTTACTAAAAAATCATAAACAGATACCACAACTCAACCAATATCTTTATGGATAA